GACGAGACCAGCGGTACACATCCAATTTTCCCTAATTTCTTTTGGGTGGgggaggagccggagcccaggTCCACCCTGTACCCCACGTTTACAATAACATCCACGTATGAGCAGTAGATACCTACTGTTGTTGCGTAGCTCAAACACAAATGAGCCGTGCGCAATTAGgcagggataaaaggggtaggGTGCGCTAGGTTAGCGCTCGAgcagtactgcagaggatcCCAGCGCCGCACGCCTGCGCCAGAACTTTGCCCTTTCAAGATTTCACAGGCCTACATGAAACAAAGTTCTGGCACTCGCGCGCTGTAGCGATCGCCAGAACGGAAGATAGCAGTTTCTGGTGAAGATCTTCCTTGTTCAGTGCTATCAGTTTTTTCTTTCTGGGGAAAAATGGCAAACTACAAAGTGCTACAGCGACCCAAATTGTCCCTCAGCTTCTTAGCAAAGTTTCTACACGCGTCAAAGCTTCTGATCACGAAAAATGGGAGAACTGGTAAATCCTGGCCAACGGCTCCAAGGTTGGCGGCCACCCCTTCATCCTCGCCATCTAGAGCTCGTCCTGGAAAAATGACATCCATTGCATAGTGTCAGGACAAGATTTGGTGCGTCTGAAATTGTTTTGTCAGAACTGAGAATTTTGCATGGATGAGCAACTTACGTGCTTCTCATCATCAGAATCCTTGCCATCCTCAGCATCAGAGTCAGCTTTGTCCTCATCTACCTTCTCATCATCTTCCTCATCCTGAGGTTAATATATGTAGAATTTAGATCAAGTACATCGCAAAAGTAAATGGCCCAGGAAGAATAAGATAGATGTAATGCTTACCTCTAGGTCATCATCGTCCTCACCGGCCTTGGCAGCTTCCTGTTGACAAAGATATTCATAATCAACGACAAGCAAATTTTCAAAAGAACAGGGAAAAACATGGCgtttcagaagaaaaaaaacaaggacTTCAGACATCCAACATTTTGTCATTTGTTTGACAAATACCAAAAAAGCAGAGCCAGGGGTATCAGTCAAAACCTAAACTCACACTGTATAATTTACCACCATTTGATTAGGTTTTATGGTAGTGACAGGGTAGTTTTATCAGTTAAACTCACATGTGCTTAAACATATATCAATTGGCTTGACCTGAGGCACTACCACAGAAAGCTGACCACATATCATCAGAAAACTAGTACCTACTTCAACAAGGACCCAGAGGATGCACGGCAACAACATTGAACAACCAAATTATACCATAATGGGCAATTCACAGTTACCCCTCAGCACAAAATGTTTTATGGGTTAGAAAAATTACCTcctcttccttcatcttctcagcCTCATCAAAAGCAGCCTTCTCAGCCTGTCAAAAGTCAAAACTCATCATAATTAGTGCATGCTGGATCAACCATGAGGTAGTGATCAGTGATGGGGgttacaaaaagaaaaacaaacctCCTTGTGCTTGCCCCAGGTATCCTCTGCAAATTTCTTAGCCAATGCAGGGTCGTCGGTGATGATGATGTTGTCAAACAAAGTACCTGATTTAACCTGTATATAGAAGAAGCCGGCATAACTAACTGCCTTTGCCATCTTGACAAGAGAAATGAATTGCTGACTATCCAAAACCAACCTGCCACAGCTCAATGCCAATGTACTTGAGGCTGTCAAAAGCATAAATGTACGGATCATCCTTGAAATCTGTGAAGCACAAGAATCAGCATTCACATTTCACTAGCTGAACAGTAGCAGGCAAACAGAATTCATTTCAGGGGAACATACCTGGGTTGTCAATCATAGGTGCCTTCCATTTACCCTGGTAGTTCGGGTTCTTGATTTTCTGGCAAAAGAAAGAACTTTCTGTTGGACATCAGAATGCGCATTACTGATTAAGTGTTTGTTAGATCAAAGGAACAGTAATACCTTTTGCTTCCATGGTCCCTTGTATTCTGGGTTGGGAATGGTAGGGGCAGTCCAttcaccatcttcctcatcatcCCAGTCCTCAGGCTGCAATGCCACATTTTAGAAAAGTCACACTGTTATCATCATATGACATATATACTAAATTGCCAGGTTAAGTACCTTCTTAGCATCAGGGTCAGGAATTTCCTTGGGAATGCCATCATAGCCCTGAAAGTAATGGGAAAAAGGAAATGAGCCATGCTGCAGGGGGGGAAATAGCTTGTTTCTAACTGCATATTTTCAAAGAAATTCAAGGAACTAGTGGCTAAAGCAAGAGCAAATATCTGACAAAATAGATCTCTCAACTATGGCCAGGTAAGACTTTTCATAAATAATTAACGTATATACAcaataccaaaaaaaaaacattacctCTGGCTTCTTGTCCTCGGGGTCAGGAATGTACTCCTTGTCATCCCAATCTTCAGGCTGCCCATCAATAATACAAAACCACTGTTATTTCTGAAGAAACACAAGAAGAAAGTTCAAAAAGAGCAACCAATATCATAGCTGTACCTTCTTAGCCTCTGGGTCCTTGATTTTCTTTGGGGGAAGAATGTCCCAGTGCTCGTAGACACTGCCTGTTTGCTTCTCTTCATTGTCAATGAGAATGCTGTATGTCGCATCAGGGCGGATGATCAAAGTGTACACATGTGTCAACTGGTCAGTCTCGCAAGGCACATCCTTCTTGATCAGGTGGTTCTTGCCATCCTTTGTCAGGATAGCGTGAACCTTCTTGGTGCTGTATCCACAGATATCTGGTCCAAACATAATGCTGCAATAAAGAAGTACCAAGTTAACTACATGATAAGATAAATAGGGGGAAAGAGTGAGAGAATGGAGTCCAAAGCTACCTGTAAGGTGTGTCGCCACCGAATTTCTTCTGGTCCACATCACCACCAAGCAACTTTACATAACCACCACCACAGTCCAGCTTCTGCTCGTGCTTCACTGAGAACTGCAGCACCAGGGTCTTACCCTTGTTGCTGAACTCAGGGTACTCCGCCGAAATGGCATAGAACCTGTAGTCCTCAGAGGTCTGGATACCTGCAACAAGAAACACAGTTCAGTACATAATAAACTGAAATCACCAATCTTCTTCTCTAAGGTGTTTAAAGGGATTGTGCATTCACCTTTGTCCTCAGCATCTCCATTCCATTTCCCAGAGGTGTGGTTCCATTCACCAGCCATGTTCTCATCCTTCTTCCAGTCGGACTTGACCCACCGACTTTCCCAGCCATCTGGGCATAAACAGGATCCTTTTATACAACGCAACATGCCAGGCACAGTGTATCATAAGAACAAATAAAATCAGCAAGCAAATTGTTAAAGACTCCTGAAGTATCCGCTTATGATTGTAGCCCTGATAAATGCAATGGATGACCTAACCCACCTGAATACCTGATGGCACAAACTGAAACTGGTAAATGCAGAACATGGACCTAATCAACAAAAATTAACATGATAACTCATAATGGGGCCTAGGTTGATTAATAGCATTCCCTAATCAAATCCTAAAATCAAACTATGTTTCAGAACAAACAGATATGTTATATTTGATCCGACTCATAAGAGGAATTGAAGTAAATGTCATCACATTATCGAATACAACTATCAGACGTCAAATAACTGCATAACAGAAATAAACAGACAACAATTATCGACCAGAGAATTCGACTAGCATGACATTCCACAACCAGTAGGTCCAATCAGAACCAGCGAGTAATTAAAGTGATGTGGCCTACCGAGATGACCGAACACTACAGATAAACGCCCCTAGATCCCGCGAGCAAATGCACTCCGATCAACAGAAAAACGACCGAATGCCCCGGATCGCAGCAACCCGGCATCCTCAAATGGGCAGAAAAATTCTAAACCCTAAACTATCCCACGGAAACGACACCAGATCCCCGGCCCCCACAACACTCTTAGACAGCTAAACCCCTAAACAAGTACTGCCATAAACCCCACGGAAACGCCAAAACCCCACAGATCCAACCAAACTAACACCAAACCAGTTCGCAGGCACTGCACTCATCGATCTACTAGATGTGTAGATCCAATCCAAGTAATTGGGTGCATCGCAACAAACGGGATCGCGCTGCGAAAGGGGTGGGATCAAGGGTATCACCTTCGAACTTCTCCTGGAAGaagacctcgccggcgacggcggcgacagaGGCGACCGCGAGCAGTGCCGCGAGGGCAAACGAAGACTCCCCGCGAATCGCCATCCCTGGCGGCTCCCGACGGGAACTCGCAGAAGCTTACGATCCGATCTGACTTCTGAGGCGCCCGCTCGTGTTCTACCGGTCGTCGCGAAGCGCGAGCGAGGCTGCTTAATAGTAACAGGGAGCCTGAGGCGGAATGGCTTTCGCTCACCCACCCGGTGGGCTCACCGCGCGGAGTCGTCTCACTGACGGCTGGGCCCGGAGGAGGTGAGCCTAGGGCGGCTGCCACTGTGACAGGTGCGGGCCGTGGCGTCCGGCCAATGGGAGGCGAGCCTTCGGTGGCCGGCCAATGGACGAGCGACGCGTGTAGAATTCGACGTGTTCTGCTTCTTCCCCGTGCTGCGGCCACGTCACCGTTCCTTAAGGCCCGTCCGAGCTGCTAGGAACGGCCCCGGTAGCTCGATTGCCATTGGCGTCTAGTAATTATCCAGTTTGCTAAGATTAGTTTTTTCAGCTTGCTAAGATTCCTACAAGTTCTGAGAACGCAAATTACTGGACAAAGTAAACCGTCTACAGAGCACTGAGGCAGTGAGGAATATCCTCCGGCGGCACCAAATCCATTCTCACCTTTCCTTGATatataggccctgtttagttatttacatgtaaacgcaaaaaagtcgtaaacgcattaaagtgaaaaggaatcttcctaatttgaagtactaaataaagtctatttataaaactttttgcatggttgggctgtaaatcgcgagaagaatctaatgagcctacttaatccatgatttgcaacagtgatgctacagtaaccatccgctaattattgattaaacatggattaattatcatcattagattcgtctcgcgatttacaacccatctatgcaaaaagttttgcaaatagacttcatttagtacttcaaatgaccaagattcctttgcaaaaaaattttgcaaaatgaactaaacagaccCATAATACACATGTCCTCCCTTCTCAGAGAGTTAGAGTGCAGTCAGCCTGCACCAAAGTAGGAAAAAGTTCTTGTTGACTATCGAACTATAGCAGGACTTTGGTTTTAGCCACCTAACTTtaaaacccaaaaaaaaaattgaccaTCTAACTATTAAAATTGTTTGAAGGATGATTTCACTGACATGGATGTGGggtgggcccacttgtcagctcCTTTGTACGTTTTTTGTACATTTTTGTATAAACTTGGTGGAGAAGTTTAAATTAGGAGAAAACTAAAATAATTTAAGATATAACACATGGAGTACTAATTATTGCTCCAACTGAAGTTACTATGTTATTCTGGAAAAGGCAAATTTAAGAGCCATATAAAGTATTTGACCACCTCTTTTGTAATGCCCCAATTAGGCATGGTACAAGAACCCTTTGTAGTTACACCAAATGCCATGATTAGCTATAATGACAAAATGTACCACCTAATCTTAGCAGCTGGTTCTTGCAAATTACGGTTGCAAAGGTTGCTTAGTATTTACACTGTTGTTAAAATTGCAGAGTTATATAATTGAGGGGGAACGGAGTAGGCAAACTTCAAACTAAAACCTGAGTCCTTCTGTATGTGTTTGGTTGCTAAAGTATTTCAATTGACGCCATGTTGCAAACGTCAAACGACGTGTCCCATCTCGAACCTGTTGCACCAGGTGTCCAGTACTACTACTAGCCCTTGCTCCTGACATTTCGCTGGGGTCATCCCTCTAAAATTCTCGATCAAAATGCGATGATAAAATCTAGGGCCAAGTTATGAAACACCACACGAAATTTGATACTGAAAAACACAGCTCGTGGAGTTCGTTATAAtacgaaaaaaaaagagaaatcggGGATCGGAGTGGTCACACGTCCTTGTGCCCAGCTCTCGTCCACCAGCACCGCCGGGTTTaatttgcgccgccgccgctgataGACGCAAGACACATACGCAGTGCAGTTTCTGAATCTGAAAGCCTGCATCGTCAGGTACCGTTCAGGTTTCAGACAGTAATCGGGTACCTCGGAGATCCCATCTCCGGCCGGCTGTTCTTTCACCTGTGCGGCTGTGCCCGTGCGCAACAGGGCACGGGGACGTCGGAAATGAAGGATTTGTTTGCTAATGATGGGCTGATTCATCTCTCCATCCAGGAGCAACTCAGTCCATTTCATTTCAGTCTTTCAGTTTCAGACAGTTCAGGTGTGTCACACTGTTCAGTGGCAAGCTCAACACAAGGCATACAGCCGACCTCCATACTACGGTAGTAGTTCAGAGTTGCCGAGATGTGTATTCAAAAGCATCGATATTTGAATCCATAACAGAATctgcagagaggagaggtgGTTGTTGAGCTTGGTGTGGCGTTGGCCGCGGAAGATGGCtcgtgtcgatgtcccaatccgaccgggTAGAGTTGCGGTGTGGCtcgtgtcgatgtcccaatcccaTCAGACAGATTCTTGAATTTGACCCGGCAGATTCTTGAGTTTGAGTGTGTGGTCGTGTTGAAGCCCCAATCCAACCGACCACTGTGCGGTGTCtatcgatgtcccaatccaattGACCATAGTTGTAGGTATAGTTGTAGATTTTGTAGCTGTGATGTACGGCAGTGTACGGTTTTTGGGTTCGGTTTACCTATAAACTTAatcaatttttttattaataTTCGCCGAACTGTAAGGTTCagaatctttcaaaaaaaataaacccCGAAAAACAAACTCACATCAGGGTGGTCGGTGTTCCCGGCGCTTGTGGAGGCGCAGCAGCCGGGGCAAGCTTGCGCGGCCAGCCGGCCACAGTTCCCGACTCCTGATGCCGAGGGCACCGCGCGTTCCATTCCTGAACACTGATGCCGACCCTTGCACGGTGTTCACTGAATCACTGCTCAGTAGTTGTTCGCCGCGACACTGGTCGGCTGGTATCATTAGCCAATAGATGTACGGGACTGCAGATCTGCTCCCGGTGGCCATTGGCAAGGATTCTACCAGGCGACGATCAGGTTCCAGCAAGAAAACCGTCTATCATATCATAGCAACAAAAACCGTCTATCATATCATAGCAACAAGGAACAAATTCCAAGCAAGAAAACTGTCTATCATATCACAGCAACAAGGAACAGATACCAAGGGCTGTTAGACCAGAATACAGGGCAGCGAAAGTACTTAGGGGAAATTCAAACCGAACCAGCAGAGTTGATGCAACGCTCCCTACTTTGTCCAGATAGCATACTCGAGCACTTACGCAGATTCACATCTGAAGGCTACAGCATTTCCAGATTCGCAGTATTACGATACAAGTCTAAAACACTTGCAAATCCTCTTTTAAGTACTATCACCAGTTTTCAGCTTTTGCTAACTCCAGTCCAATCTATGAGTATACTCATGACACATGTTGATTTACAGGGCACATCGGATGCTATTATGCAAATAAGCAGTGCGATCCAAAGCAGAAATTACATAAGGTTAGTTCCTTGATGTGGATacatataagaaaaaaaatttatctATGCCACCACATCTGATCTCAGTGATAAGGGAGTTCCCTCAGAGCAAACACCAGCTCAACAATGGCTTTGCCTCTCTACTCCAGCATCGATAAATTAACGCCCGGATTCTCTTCATTTCCATCCATGTTCTTGCTTGAATGCTGGCAGATCCTCAGCATGGAAAGGAATGCATCCAACACAATTGGAACACATCCAGAATAGTGCAGATTGGGGTATAAAAAGGCAGCCAGAAATGACCCTTGTAGGTATAACATCCTGAAACGAAAAGAAGGTTTCAATAGTACGTCAGAAGTGATAATTTTATATCGGGTGTTAAAGGTGTCCAAACTTGCAATGCTGATCGCCAAAACCTCCATGTTAAACATATAACATATTAACTTATAACGCTGCTGGAACAACTATATATGCATCATGGAAATA
The nucleotide sequence above comes from Panicum virgatum strain AP13 chromosome 3K, P.virgatum_v5, whole genome shotgun sequence. Encoded proteins:
- the LOC120698164 gene encoding calreticulin-like isoform X2 codes for the protein MAIRGESSFALAALLAVASVAAVAGEVFFQEKFEDGWESRWVKSDWKKDENMAGEWNHTSGKWNGDAEDKGIQTSEDYRFYAISAEYPEFSNKGKTLVLQFSVKHEQKLDCGGGYVKLLGGDVDQKKFGGDTPYSIMFGPDICGYSTKKVHAILTKDGKNHLIKKDVPCETDQLTHVYTLIIRPDATYSILIDNEEKQTGSVYEHWDILPPKKIKDPEAKKPEDWDDKEYIPDPEDKKPEGYDGIPKEIPDPDAKKPEDWDDEEDGEWTAPTIPNPEYKGPWKQKKIKNPNYQGKWKAPMIDNPDFKDDPYIYAFDSLKYIGIELWQVKSGTLFDNIIITDDPALAKKFAEDTWGKHKEAEKAAFDEAEKMKEEEEAAKAGEDDDDLEDEEDDEKVDEDKADSDAEDGKDSDDEKHDEL
- the LOC120698164 gene encoding calreticulin-like isoform X1, which codes for MAIRGESSFALAALLAVASVAAVAGEVFFQEKFEGSCLCPDGWESRWVKSDWKKDENMAGEWNHTSGKWNGDAEDKGIQTSEDYRFYAISAEYPEFSNKGKTLVLQFSVKHEQKLDCGGGYVKLLGGDVDQKKFGGDTPYSIMFGPDICGYSTKKVHAILTKDGKNHLIKKDVPCETDQLTHVYTLIIRPDATYSILIDNEEKQTGSVYEHWDILPPKKIKDPEAKKPEDWDDKEYIPDPEDKKPEGYDGIPKEIPDPDAKKPEDWDDEEDGEWTAPTIPNPEYKGPWKQKKIKNPNYQGKWKAPMIDNPDFKDDPYIYAFDSLKYIGIELWQVKSGTLFDNIIITDDPALAKKFAEDTWGKHKEAEKAAFDEAEKMKEEEEAAKAGEDDDDLEDEEDDEKVDEDKADSDAEDGKDSDDEKHDEL
- the LOC120698164 gene encoding calreticulin-like isoform X3, with the translated sequence MAIRGESSFALAALLAVASVAAVAGEVFFQEKFEGSCLCPDGWESRWVKSDWKKDENMAGEWNHTSGKWNGDAEDKGIQTSEDYRFYAISAEYPEFSNKGKTLVLQFSVKHEQKLDCGGGYVKLLGGDVDQKKFGGDTPYSIMFGPDICGYSTKKVHAILTKDGKNHLIKKDVPCETDQLTHVYTLIIRPDATYSILIDNEEKQTGSVYEHWDILPPKKIKDPEAKKPEDWDDEEDGEWTAPTIPNPEYKGPWKQKKIKNPNYQGKWKAPMIDNPDFKDDPYIYAFDSLKYIGIELWQVKSGTLFDNIIITDDPALAKKFAEDTWGKHKEAEKAAFDEAEKMKEEEEAAKAGEDDDDLEDEEDDEKVDEDKADSDAEDGKDSDDEKHDEL